The Erinaceus europaeus chromosome 16, mEriEur2.1, whole genome shotgun sequence genome includes a window with the following:
- the LOC132533533 gene encoding uncharacterized protein LOC132533533 codes for MRHPAEDGLKNGLRGGRRTRFRVWLRDQCRSLCCCCCKAPRETQRSQSGYLEEVSSVHCDSLSEEEWPQGTESWEQLRSRRRLLSLDTSSEGSVDDQGEPPAQTAENVLPQGCVQLVVGSSPLYSDILLHEPPRDLCVLDTQPAGPWDGEEVPTAPCCQEAQEPVSSAGVEPSAALEPGPSARTARTPEAQLAEALLAQSQRFRAALPDPAVEKALRPSLTPQLALPSLRESCMAFLVYCLLMCPILFRYIALLLLN; via the exons ATGAGACACCCTGCTGAGGATGGCCTGAAGAATGGCCTCCGAGGAGGCAGAAGGACTCGGTTCAGAGTCTGGCTGAGGGATCAGTGTAGAAGcctctgctgttgctgctgcaagGCTCCTAGGGaaacacag AGATCTCAGTCCGGGTACTTGGAGGAGGTCTCCAGTGTGCACTGTGACTCCCTGTCTGAGGAAGAGTGGCCTCAGGGGACAGAATCCTGGGAGCAACTGAGATCCAGGAGGAGGCTGCTGTCCCTGGACACGTCCTCAGAAGGCTCCGTGGATGACCAGGGGGAACCTCCTGCCCAGACAGCAGAGAATGTCCTCCCCCAGGGCTGCGTGCAGTTGGTAGTGGGGAGCAGCCCTCTGTATAGTGACATCCTGCTCCATGAGCCCCCAAGGGACCTGTGTGTTCTGGACACACAGCCTGCAG GTCCCTGGGATGGTGAGGAGGTGCCAACAGCCCCCTGTTGCCAGGAGGCCCAAGAGCCAgtgtcctctgcaggtgtggagccctcAGCAGCACTGGAGCCAGGACCCTCAGCCCGGACAGCAAGGACCCCAGAGGCACAGCTAGCAGAGGCACTTCTTGCTCAGAGCCAGAGGTTCAGAGCTGCACTCCCAGATCCAGCTGTGGAGAAGGCCCTGCGCCCTTCTCTCACCCCTCAGCTGGCCCTCCCCTCCCTGAGGGAGTCCTGCATGGCTTTCTTGGTCTACTGCCTGTTGATGTGCCCTATACTCTTCAGATATATTGCTCTGCTTTTACTCAATTGA